Genomic DNA from Lysobacterales bacterium:
GATCGATTGCACCTTCCGGCGTACGGGTGTGACCGGCCAGCCAGAAACTGGCGTCGGGCGCCGGGATGGCATCGGTCAGGCTGGTGGCGATCGGCGTTCCGCCCGAGAGCGGATAGCTGAGGCGGCGGAAATCGGTGAGGGCGCCCGCCCCGGCCTCGATGTCGATCATGGCGAGGAAACCTTCGCCCGGGCAATCCACGCAGTTGCTGGTTCCCGCAAGGGCCAGCCGGTGGCCGCTGATCGCCGCACCGCTGACCAGGTCCTGCGCGGGGTTGGCGATGGCGCACACGCCCACCGACGCGGTGTCGCTGCCGCCGAACAGCAGGCGGCCACCGTTGCCGAACGCGGTCTCCAGCTGGCCGTCGTGGCGCAGGCGCACCACGCCGACGCCGGTCCGGCAGGCCCGGGCCACCCGGCCGACCAGCAGGATGTCGTCCTGGATGCCGCCCTGGGTGCGGGTGCGCACGGCGATGCGGGTGGCGACATCGGAGAGGTCCGAGCCTGGCTGGTCGAAGCCCAGGACCACCGCGCCGCCGGCGAACGCGGGTTCCGGCACGCCGCTGCTGCTGACGCGCATCGCCATGAACTGGCGATTGGCATTGGCGAGGTTGCGCCAGGTGATCGCCAGATAGAAGCGCGGGTTGCCCGGATCCAGGATCGACGGCCTGCTCGCCGCCAGATCGTAGACCTGGCAGGAGGTCGAGGCCGTGCAGCTGGGGTGGCTGATTTCCCCTTGCGCCTCCAGCGTGAGCTGGCCGCTGCCGGACAGCAGCAGGCGCTTCCAGCGCGGGATCCAGCGGCTGTTGTCGGCGCTGAGGCCGGTGCTGGCGGCGAACACCCGGGTCACGCCGTTGTTTTCCCAGACCACCAGGCCGGCACCGCGCTGGTCGCGCTGCGCCAGCGGCAACTGGAAGCCGCCGACGCGCTGGCCGGGCCGGTTGAACACCTCGATTGTGGAGTAGGGTCCGCTGACCGGATCGTCGGCATCGACCTGGACCAGGATGAACTCGCCGTGCGTGGCCAGGCCGCGCACGTCGGTGTAGCGGGCGCTGGTCTGGTTGGGGTAGACCAGTTGCCGCGTGACGCCCGGCCTGTTCTCATCGGCGAGCCAGGGATAGGCCGCCCCGGAGTCCCAGACCTTGGTCATCACCAGGTTGTAGAAGCCGTTGGTCTGGTTGAGGTTGGGCGGCTGCCCGACGCCTGCGATCACCGTGGCGTTGTCGAACATGCGCACGGCGCGACGGCCGAGATGGTCGCGGGTGGGTCGGTCGAAGTCCTCGCGGATCGCCTCGCCATTGAGGAAATCCGGAGCCAGCCAGTAGGGATCGTCGGCCAGCGGCGTGGCCTGCGCGGCGGCCAGTGGCGTGAGCGCGGCCAGGGCGGTCAGCGCGGAGCGGAACAGCAGGGTCGGCACGTTCATGATCGGGTCCTGTCGATGGCGGAGTGCGATGCGCCCGCCTGCGGCGGGTGACCGGCGGGCGTCGCAGCGGCCGGGCAAGGACCGGGTACCGGGTTCGCGGCGGGCGATTACAAGCCCGTGGGCACGGGCTCGGCGGCGAACGTCATCCGCGCGCCACGCAGACGTCACCCCGGGGCAATCTCCCGCGCGGAAACTGCGCGCCTTCGCCGCCCCGCTCCGGGACTTGGCGTAAAGCCCCAGGGACTCCGCTCATGGTCAACTCCGTCACCGCGTGCCGCCTCGTCGCGGCCCTGCTGCTGCTCGCCAGCAGCGTCGCCAGCGCCCAGATGCGCATCACCGAATGGATGTACGACGGCCCCGGTGGCGAGTTCATCGAGTTCACCAACATCGGCGAGCTGCCGGTCAGCCTGGCCGGCTGGCGCTACGACGACGACAGCGCCGACTTCGCCCAGGGTTTCGATCTCACCGGTTTCGGCACCGTGCAGCCCGGCGAATCGGTGTTGCTGGTCGAGGCCGATGCCGAGGCGTTCCGCGCCGAATGGAACCTCTGCAGCGCGCAGAAGATCGTCGGCGGCTACACCAACAACCTGGGCCGCGCCGACCAGATCAACCTTTACGACGCCGCGGCCACCCTCGTCGACAGGCTGACCTATGGCGACAACCGGCCGCCGCCGTTCCCGCAGGGAACCATCCGCACGCAGGGGCGCAGCGGCTGGGCCGGTCCCGGGGCGGTGTCGCCCGATGCCATCGTCGACGACGTCACCGCCTGGGTGCTGGCCGAGGCCGGCGACATCGAGGACAGCGTCGCCAGCGTCGGCGGCGCGATCGGCAATCCCGGGCGCAGCAGCCGCGCCACGGTGTCCTACACGCCATGCGGACTGGGCGGCGCGCTGCGCATCACCGAGTACATGTACCAGGGCGCCGACGGCGAGTTCATCGAGTTCACCAATGTCGGGGACGCGCCGGTCGGCGTGCTGGGCTGGAGCTTCTCGGACAGCGCGCGGGTGCCGGGCAGCCAGCCGCTGTCCGCCTGGGCCCTGGTGCAGCCCGGCGAGTCGGTGGTGCTGACCGAGAGTCCGGCCGAGGCCTTCCGGGCTGCCTGGGGCCTGTGTCCTGGCGTGAAGATCATCGGCGGTCTGAGCCAGAACCTGGGGCGCGCCGACGAGATCAACCTCTACGACAACCGCGCCGACCTGGTCGATCGGCTCACCTATGGCGACCAGAGCTTTCCGGGCAGCATCCGCACCCAGGGTCGCAGTGGCTGGGTCGACGCCGCCGGCCTGGGCGGCAACGACCCCTTCGCCTGGACCCTGTCGGCCCTCGGCGATGCCGAGGACAGCATTGCCAGCAGCGGCGGCGACCTCGGCAGCCCCGGCCGCAGCACGCGTGCCCTGGTCGACTACGACCCTTGCGTGGGTGTGCCGGGCGGCCCGCGCATCACCCTCGACCCGATCTGGCACGGCCACTCCCTGGACCTGCCGGTGAACGGCATCGGCAGCGCCAGTGCGGCGATCGCCGATCCCACCGACCCGTTGGCAAGCCGTGGCCTCCTGCTGCTGCTGGCCGACGACGACCACGCCGCCGACACCCTGCACGTCGAGCTGGCCAGCAGCAACCCGCAGGTGCTGCCGGTCGCCCAGGCCCTGCTGACCGGCAGTGGCGGACAGCGGCGCCTGCGCCTGTTCCCGGTCGGCATCGGCCAGGCCACCGTGCTGGTGCGAGCCACCGACCCGGACGGCAAGGTCGGTACCTACGCACTGCAACTGGCGGTCTCGGCGCCGGCCGTCGATGCCGCCGGCAGCCGCTTCCACACCGGCGCCAGCGACGCCTCCACCGCCCAGGCGGTCGACGCCGGCTGGATGCTGGTCGCCGACGACGAGAACCAGGCGCTGCGCCTGTACGACCGCGCCCGCTCCGGCCTGCCGGTGGCGGCCTTCGATTTCACCGCGCAGCTTGGGCTCACCGACCTGTCCGGCGGCGTGCCGCGCGAGGTCGACATCGAGTCTTCGGCACGGATCGGCGAGCGCATCTACTGGAGCGGCTCGCAGGGCAACGCCCGCGGCGGCGAGGCCCGCCCCAATACCCGCCGCGTGTTCGCCACCGACCTCTCCGGCAGCGGCGAAGTGGCCAGCCTGGCCTACGCCGGCCGCTACGACCACCTGCGCAACGACCTGCTGGCCTGGGACGCGTCGAACGGCCATGGCCTGGGCGCCGATGCCCTGGGCTTCGTGGCGGGCAGCCAGCCCGGCGTGCTGCCGACCACGCCGACCGGCTTCAACATCGAGGCCATGGCAGCGGCACCGGACGGCGTCACCGTCTACCTCGGCTTCCGGGCGCCACTGCCGGCGCCGAACCGTGACCGTGCCCTGGTCGTTCCGGTGCGCGACTTCGACGCCCTGGTGACCGGTGCGACGCCCGGTACGCTGCCGCCCGGCAGCGCCCAGTTCGGCACGCCGATCCTGCTTGACCTCGGCGGCCGCGCCCTGCGTGCCATGGCCCGCAATGGCGCGGGCCAGTACCTGCTGGTGGCCGGCCCGACCGGCAGCGAGTCCGGCACTGCGCCGGGCGACTTCCGCCTGTTCCAATGGAGCGGCGCCCCGGCCCAGGCGCCGGTCGACCTTGGCATCGACCTCACCAAGCGCCTGGCCGGCGGCAGCTTCGAGGGCATCGTCGAGGTGCCTGCGCCCTTCCTGGCCGGCAGCCCGGTGCACCTGGTGGTGGACAACGGCGACTTCGCCTTCTACGGCGACGGCATCGCCGCCAAGGACCTGGCCGAGAAGCGCTGGGCCAAGTTCCGCACCGAGCGGGTGGTCGTCGACCCCGAACTGATCTTCGGCAGCGGCCTGGAATGACCGTCCTCCGCGCAGGGGCGATTCCGCCCCTCGGAGGGCGCGGCCGGCTGGTCGACGCCCGCCCTCGGCGGCTGCCACCACTGCCGCCCTTGCGCTAGACTGTGCGGCCCCGGTCCCCCGGG
This window encodes:
- a CDS encoding lamin tail domain-containing protein — translated: MVNSVTACRLVAALLLLASSVASAQMRITEWMYDGPGGEFIEFTNIGELPVSLAGWRYDDDSADFAQGFDLTGFGTVQPGESVLLVEADAEAFRAEWNLCSAQKIVGGYTNNLGRADQINLYDAAATLVDRLTYGDNRPPPFPQGTIRTQGRSGWAGPGAVSPDAIVDDVTAWVLAEAGDIEDSVASVGGAIGNPGRSSRATVSYTPCGLGGALRITEYMYQGADGEFIEFTNVGDAPVGVLGWSFSDSARVPGSQPLSAWALVQPGESVVLTESPAEAFRAAWGLCPGVKIIGGLSQNLGRADEINLYDNRADLVDRLTYGDQSFPGSIRTQGRSGWVDAAGLGGNDPFAWTLSALGDAEDSIASSGGDLGSPGRSTRALVDYDPCVGVPGGPRITLDPIWHGHSLDLPVNGIGSASAAIADPTDPLASRGLLLLLADDDHAADTLHVELASSNPQVLPVAQALLTGSGGQRRLRLFPVGIGQATVLVRATDPDGKVGTYALQLAVSAPAVDAAGSRFHTGASDASTAQAVDAGWMLVADDENQALRLYDRARSGLPVAAFDFTAQLGLTDLSGGVPREVDIESSARIGERIYWSGSQGNARGGEARPNTRRVFATDLSGSGEVASLAYAGRYDHLRNDLLAWDASNGHGLGADALGFVAGSQPGVLPTTPTGFNIEAMAAAPDGVTVYLGFRAPLPAPNRDRALVVPVRDFDALVTGATPGTLPPGSAQFGTPILLDLGGRALRAMARNGAGQYLLVAGPTGSESGTAPGDFRLFQWSGAPAQAPVDLGIDLTKRLAGGSFEGIVEVPAPFLAGSPVHLVVDNGDFAFYGDGIAAKDLAEKRWAKFRTERVVVDPELIFGSGLE